From Pongo pygmaeus isolate AG05252 chromosome 1, NHGRI_mPonPyg2-v2.0_pri, whole genome shotgun sequence, one genomic window encodes:
- the GUK1 gene encoding guanylate kinase isoform X22, with protein sequence MLRRPLAGLAAAALGGAPPDGMSGPRPVVLSGPSGAGKSTLLKRLFQEHSGIFGFSVSRLSARYHKEPEARRGERQREVMQRDIAAGDFIEHAEFSGNLYGTSKAAVQAVQAMNRICVLDVDLQGVRNIKATDLRPIYISVQPPSLHVLEQRLRRRNTETEESLAKRLAAAQADMESSKEPGLFDVVIVNDSLDQAYAELKEALSEEIKKAQRTGA encoded by the exons ATGCTGCGGCGCCCGCTGGCCGGGCTGGCAGCGGCCGCCCTGGGCGGGGCCCCGCCGGACG GCATGTCGGGCCCCAGGCCTGTGGTGCTGAGCGGGCCTTCGGGAGCTGGGAAGAGCACCCTGCTGAAGAGGCTGTTCCAGGAGCACAGCGGCATCTTTGGCTTCAGCGTGTCCC GTCTCTCTGCTAGATACCACAAGGAACCCGAGGCCCGGCGAGGAGAACGGCAAAG GGAGGTGATGCAGCGTGACATAGCAGCCGGCGACTTCATCGAGCATGCCGAGTTCTCGGGGAACCTGTATGGCACGAG CAAGGCGGCGGTGCAGGCCGTGCAGGCCATGAACCGCATCTGCGTGCTGGACGTGGACCTGCAGGGTGTGCGGAACATCAAGGCCACCGATCTGCGGCCCATCTACATCTCTGTGCAGCCGCCTTCACTGCATGTGCTG GAGCAGCGGCTGCGGCGGCGCAACACTGAAACGGAGGAGAGCCTGGCGAAGCGGCTGGCTGCTGCCCAGGCCGACATGGAGAGCA GCAAGGAGCCTGGCCTGTTTGATGTGGTCATCGTTAATGACAGCCTGGACCAGGCCTACGCAGAGCTGAAGGAGGCGCTCTCTGAG GAAATCAAGAAAGCTCAAAGGACCGGCGCCTGA
- the GUK1 gene encoding guanylate kinase isoform X7 → MAESQKEEIMPPEQGVPFQESGCWSSMGAQPRERSGRDHSGTWICAGGSQETFHLGAPVETTCLAGMSGPRPVVLSGPSGAGKSTLLKRLFQEHSGIFGFSVSHTTRNPRPGEENGKGPVCPLDGPSSSPDYYFVTREVMQRDIAAGDFIEHAEFSGNLYGTSKAAVQAVQAMNRICVLDVDLQGVRNIKATDLRPIYISVQPPSLHVLEQRLRRRNTETEESLAKRLAAAQADMESSKEPGLFDVVIVNDSLDQAYAELKEALSEEIKKAQRTGA, encoded by the exons ATGGCTGAAAGCCAGAAGGAGGAGATTATGCCGCCAGAGCAGGGAGTGCCTTTCCAGGAAAGCGGCTGCTGGAGCAGCATGGGAGCCCAGCCCAGGGAGCGTTCTGGCAGAGACCATTCCGGAACATGGATCTGCGCCGGCGGCTCCCAGGAGACCTTCCATCTCGGAGCTCCTGTGGAGACCACGTGCCTGGCAG GCATGTCGGGCCCCAGGCCTGTGGTGCTGAGCGGGCCTTCGGGAGCTGGGAAGAGCACCCTGCTGAAGAGGCTGTTCCAGGAGCACAGCGGCATCTTTGGCTTCAGCGTGTCCC ATACCACAAGGAACCCGAGGCCCGGCGAGGAGAACGGCAAAG GTCCAGTCTGCCCTCTGGAcggcccctcctcttccccagaTTACTACTTTGTAACCAGGGAGGTGATGCAGCGTGACATAGCAGCCGGCGACTTCATCGAGCATGCCGAGTTCTCGGGGAACCTGTATGGCACGAG CAAGGCGGCGGTGCAGGCCGTGCAGGCCATGAACCGCATCTGCGTGCTGGACGTGGACCTGCAGGGTGTGCGGAACATCAAGGCCACCGATCTGCGGCCCATCTACATCTCTGTGCAGCCGCCTTCACTGCATGTGCTG GAGCAGCGGCTGCGGCGGCGCAACACTGAAACGGAGGAGAGCCTGGCGAAGCGGCTGGCTGCTGCCCAGGCCGACATGGAGAGCA GCAAGGAGCCTGGCCTGTTTGATGTGGTCATCGTTAATGACAGCCTGGACCAGGCCTACGCAGAGCTGAAGGAGGCGCTCTCTGAG GAAATCAAGAAAGCTCAAAGGACCGGCGCCTGA
- the GUK1 gene encoding guanylate kinase isoform X26, producing the protein MSGPRPVVLSGPSGAGKSTLLKRLFQEHSGIFGFSVSHTTRNPRPGEENGKDYYFVTREVMQRDIAAGDFIEHAEFSGNLYGTSKAAVQAVQAMNRICVLDVDLQGVRNIKATDLRPIYISVQPPSLHVLEQRLRRRNTETEESLAKRLAAAQADMESSKEPGLFDVVIVNDSLDQAYAELKEALSEEIKKAQRTGA; encoded by the exons ATGTCGGGCCCCAGGCCTGTGGTGCTGAGCGGGCCTTCGGGAGCTGGGAAGAGCACCCTGCTGAAGAGGCTGTTCCAGGAGCACAGCGGCATCTTTGGCTTCAGCGTGTCCC ATACCACAAGGAACCCGAGGCCCGGCGAGGAGAACGGCAAAG aTTACTACTTTGTAACCAGGGAGGTGATGCAGCGTGACATAGCAGCCGGCGACTTCATCGAGCATGCCGAGTTCTCGGGGAACCTGTATGGCACGAG CAAGGCGGCGGTGCAGGCCGTGCAGGCCATGAACCGCATCTGCGTGCTGGACGTGGACCTGCAGGGTGTGCGGAACATCAAGGCCACCGATCTGCGGCCCATCTACATCTCTGTGCAGCCGCCTTCACTGCATGTGCTG GAGCAGCGGCTGCGGCGGCGCAACACTGAAACGGAGGAGAGCCTGGCGAAGCGGCTGGCTGCTGCCCAGGCCGACATGGAGAGCA GCAAGGAGCCTGGCCTGTTTGATGTGGTCATCGTTAATGACAGCCTGGACCAGGCCTACGCAGAGCTGAAGGAGGCGCTCTCTGAG GAAATCAAGAAAGCTCAAAGGACCGGCGCCTGA
- the GUK1 gene encoding guanylate kinase isoform X23 has product MDLRRRLPGDLPSRSSCGDHVPGRHVGPQACGAERAFGSWEEHPAEEAVPGAQRHLWLQRVPYHKEPEARRGERQREVMQRDIAAGDFIEHAEFSGNLYGTSKAAVQAVQAMNRICVLDVDLQGVRNIKATDLRPIYISVQPPSLHVLEQRLRRRNTETEESLAKRLAAAQADMESSKEPGLFDVVIVNDSLDQAYAELKEALSEEIKKAQRTGA; this is encoded by the exons ATGGATCTGCGCCGGCGGCTCCCAGGAGACCTTCCATCTCGGAGCTCCTGTGGAGACCACGTGCCTGGCAG GCATGTCGGGCCCCAGGCCTGTGGTGCTGAGCGGGCCTTCGGGAGCTGGGAAGAGCACCCTGCTGAAGAGGCTGTTCCAGGAGCACAGCGGCATCTTTGGCTTCAGCGTGTCCC ATACCACAAGGAACCCGAGGCCCGGCGAGGAGAACGGCAAAG GGAGGTGATGCAGCGTGACATAGCAGCCGGCGACTTCATCGAGCATGCCGAGTTCTCGGGGAACCTGTATGGCACGAG CAAGGCGGCGGTGCAGGCCGTGCAGGCCATGAACCGCATCTGCGTGCTGGACGTGGACCTGCAGGGTGTGCGGAACATCAAGGCCACCGATCTGCGGCCCATCTACATCTCTGTGCAGCCGCCTTCACTGCATGTGCTG GAGCAGCGGCTGCGGCGGCGCAACACTGAAACGGAGGAGAGCCTGGCGAAGCGGCTGGCTGCTGCCCAGGCCGACATGGAGAGCA GCAAGGAGCCTGGCCTGTTTGATGTGGTCATCGTTAATGACAGCCTGGACCAGGCCTACGCAGAGCTGAAGGAGGCGCTCTCTGAG GAAATCAAGAAAGCTCAAAGGACCGGCGCCTGA
- the GUK1 gene encoding guanylate kinase isoform X8: MAESQKEEIMPPEQGVPFQESGCWSSMGAQPRERSGRDHSGTWICAGGSQETFHLGAPVETTCLAGMSGPRPVVLSGPSGAGKSTLLKRLFQEHSGIFGFSVSHTTRNPRPGEENGKDYYFVTREVMQRDIAAGDFIEHAEFSGNLYGTSKAAVQAVQAMNRICVLDVDLQGVRNIKATDLRPIYISVQPPSLHVLEQRLRRRNTETEESLAKRLAAAQADMESSKEPGLFDVVIVNDSLDQAYAELKEALSEEIKKAQRTGA, from the exons ATGGCTGAAAGCCAGAAGGAGGAGATTATGCCGCCAGAGCAGGGAGTGCCTTTCCAGGAAAGCGGCTGCTGGAGCAGCATGGGAGCCCAGCCCAGGGAGCGTTCTGGCAGAGACCATTCCGGAACATGGATCTGCGCCGGCGGCTCCCAGGAGACCTTCCATCTCGGAGCTCCTGTGGAGACCACGTGCCTGGCAG GCATGTCGGGCCCCAGGCCTGTGGTGCTGAGCGGGCCTTCGGGAGCTGGGAAGAGCACCCTGCTGAAGAGGCTGTTCCAGGAGCACAGCGGCATCTTTGGCTTCAGCGTGTCCC ATACCACAAGGAACCCGAGGCCCGGCGAGGAGAACGGCAAAG aTTACTACTTTGTAACCAGGGAGGTGATGCAGCGTGACATAGCAGCCGGCGACTTCATCGAGCATGCCGAGTTCTCGGGGAACCTGTATGGCACGAG CAAGGCGGCGGTGCAGGCCGTGCAGGCCATGAACCGCATCTGCGTGCTGGACGTGGACCTGCAGGGTGTGCGGAACATCAAGGCCACCGATCTGCGGCCCATCTACATCTCTGTGCAGCCGCCTTCACTGCATGTGCTG GAGCAGCGGCTGCGGCGGCGCAACACTGAAACGGAGGAGAGCCTGGCGAAGCGGCTGGCTGCTGCCCAGGCCGACATGGAGAGCA GCAAGGAGCCTGGCCTGTTTGATGTGGTCATCGTTAATGACAGCCTGGACCAGGCCTACGCAGAGCTGAAGGAGGCGCTCTCTGAG GAAATCAAGAAAGCTCAAAGGACCGGCGCCTGA
- the GUK1 gene encoding guanylate kinase isoform X10, producing MAESQKEEIMPPEQGVPFQESGCWSSMGAQPRERSGRDHSGTWICAGGSQETFHLGAPVETTCLAGMSGPRPVVLSGPSGAGKSTLLKRLFQEHSGIFGFSVSRLSARYHKEPEARRGERQREVMQRDIAAGDFIEHAEFSGNLYGTSKAAVQAVQAMNRICVLDVDLQGVRNIKATDLRPIYISVQPPSLHVLEQRLRRRNTETEESLAKRLAAAQADMESSKEPGLFDVVIVNDSLDQAYAELKEALSEEIKKAQRTGA from the exons ATGGCTGAAAGCCAGAAGGAGGAGATTATGCCGCCAGAGCAGGGAGTGCCTTTCCAGGAAAGCGGCTGCTGGAGCAGCATGGGAGCCCAGCCCAGGGAGCGTTCTGGCAGAGACCATTCCGGAACATGGATCTGCGCCGGCGGCTCCCAGGAGACCTTCCATCTCGGAGCTCCTGTGGAGACCACGTGCCTGGCAG GCATGTCGGGCCCCAGGCCTGTGGTGCTGAGCGGGCCTTCGGGAGCTGGGAAGAGCACCCTGCTGAAGAGGCTGTTCCAGGAGCACAGCGGCATCTTTGGCTTCAGCGTGTCCC GTCTCTCTGCTAGATACCACAAGGAACCCGAGGCCCGGCGAGGAGAACGGCAAAG GGAGGTGATGCAGCGTGACATAGCAGCCGGCGACTTCATCGAGCATGCCGAGTTCTCGGGGAACCTGTATGGCACGAG CAAGGCGGCGGTGCAGGCCGTGCAGGCCATGAACCGCATCTGCGTGCTGGACGTGGACCTGCAGGGTGTGCGGAACATCAAGGCCACCGATCTGCGGCCCATCTACATCTCTGTGCAGCCGCCTTCACTGCATGTGCTG GAGCAGCGGCTGCGGCGGCGCAACACTGAAACGGAGGAGAGCCTGGCGAAGCGGCTGGCTGCTGCCCAGGCCGACATGGAGAGCA GCAAGGAGCCTGGCCTGTTTGATGTGGTCATCGTTAATGACAGCCTGGACCAGGCCTACGCAGAGCTGAAGGAGGCGCTCTCTGAG GAAATCAAGAAAGCTCAAAGGACCGGCGCCTGA
- the GUK1 gene encoding guanylate kinase isoform X18, whose product MCAQKPCSQEQPPGPPASPSSSWPSPEPRPTSGGMSGPRPVVLSGPSGAGKSTLLKRLFQEHSGIFGFSVSHTTRNPRPGEENGKDYYFVTREVMQRDIAAGDFIEHAEFSGNLYGTSKAAVQAVQAMNRICVLDVDLQGVRNIKATDLRPIYISVQPPSLHVLEQRLRRRNTETEESLAKRLAAAQADMESSKEPGLFDVVIVNDSLDQAYAELKEALSEEIKKAQRTGA is encoded by the exons ATGTGTGCCCAGAAACCCTGCAGCCAAGAGCAGCCGCCTGGACCACCAGCCTCCCCTTCATCCAGCTGgcccagcccagagcccaggcccaCGTCTGGTG GCATGTCGGGCCCCAGGCCTGTGGTGCTGAGCGGGCCTTCGGGAGCTGGGAAGAGCACCCTGCTGAAGAGGCTGTTCCAGGAGCACAGCGGCATCTTTGGCTTCAGCGTGTCCC ATACCACAAGGAACCCGAGGCCCGGCGAGGAGAACGGCAAAG aTTACTACTTTGTAACCAGGGAGGTGATGCAGCGTGACATAGCAGCCGGCGACTTCATCGAGCATGCCGAGTTCTCGGGGAACCTGTATGGCACGAG CAAGGCGGCGGTGCAGGCCGTGCAGGCCATGAACCGCATCTGCGTGCTGGACGTGGACCTGCAGGGTGTGCGGAACATCAAGGCCACCGATCTGCGGCCCATCTACATCTCTGTGCAGCCGCCTTCACTGCATGTGCTG GAGCAGCGGCTGCGGCGGCGCAACACTGAAACGGAGGAGAGCCTGGCGAAGCGGCTGGCTGCTGCCCAGGCCGACATGGAGAGCA GCAAGGAGCCTGGCCTGTTTGATGTGGTCATCGTTAATGACAGCCTGGACCAGGCCTACGCAGAGCTGAAGGAGGCGCTCTCTGAG GAAATCAAGAAAGCTCAAAGGACCGGCGCCTGA
- the GUK1 gene encoding guanylate kinase isoform X24, producing MGVDSADLDKTISAGQGMSGPRPVVLSGPSGAGKSTLLKRLFQEHSGIFGFSVSHTTRNPRPGEENGKDYYFVTREVMQRDIAAGDFIEHAEFSGNLYGTSKAAVQAVQAMNRICVLDVDLQGVRNIKATDLRPIYISVQPPSLHVLEQRLRRRNTETEESLAKRLAAAQADMESSKEPGLFDVVIVNDSLDQAYAELKEALSEEIKKAQRTGA from the exons ATGGGCGTAGATTCAGCAGATCTTGACAAGACCATATCTGCAGGGCAAG GCATGTCGGGCCCCAGGCCTGTGGTGCTGAGCGGGCCTTCGGGAGCTGGGAAGAGCACCCTGCTGAAGAGGCTGTTCCAGGAGCACAGCGGCATCTTTGGCTTCAGCGTGTCCC ATACCACAAGGAACCCGAGGCCCGGCGAGGAGAACGGCAAAG aTTACTACTTTGTAACCAGGGAGGTGATGCAGCGTGACATAGCAGCCGGCGACTTCATCGAGCATGCCGAGTTCTCGGGGAACCTGTATGGCACGAG CAAGGCGGCGGTGCAGGCCGTGCAGGCCATGAACCGCATCTGCGTGCTGGACGTGGACCTGCAGGGTGTGCGGAACATCAAGGCCACCGATCTGCGGCCCATCTACATCTCTGTGCAGCCGCCTTCACTGCATGTGCTG GAGCAGCGGCTGCGGCGGCGCAACACTGAAACGGAGGAGAGCCTGGCGAAGCGGCTGGCTGCTGCCCAGGCCGACATGGAGAGCA GCAAGGAGCCTGGCCTGTTTGATGTGGTCATCGTTAATGACAGCCTGGACCAGGCCTACGCAGAGCTGAAGGAGGCGCTCTCTGAG GAAATCAAGAAAGCTCAAAGGACCGGCGCCTGA
- the GUK1 gene encoding guanylate kinase isoform X25 yields MGVDSADLDKTISAGQGMSGPRPVVLSGPSGAGKSTLLKRLFQEHSGIFGFSVSRLSARYHKEPEARRGERQREVMQRDIAAGDFIEHAEFSGNLYGTSKAAVQAVQAMNRICVLDVDLQGVRNIKATDLRPIYISVQPPSLHVLEQRLRRRNTETEESLAKRLAAAQADMESSKEPGLFDVVIVNDSLDQAYAELKEALSEEIKKAQRTGA; encoded by the exons ATGGGCGTAGATTCAGCAGATCTTGACAAGACCATATCTGCAGGGCAAG GCATGTCGGGCCCCAGGCCTGTGGTGCTGAGCGGGCCTTCGGGAGCTGGGAAGAGCACCCTGCTGAAGAGGCTGTTCCAGGAGCACAGCGGCATCTTTGGCTTCAGCGTGTCCC GTCTCTCTGCTAGATACCACAAGGAACCCGAGGCCCGGCGAGGAGAACGGCAAAG GGAGGTGATGCAGCGTGACATAGCAGCCGGCGACTTCATCGAGCATGCCGAGTTCTCGGGGAACCTGTATGGCACGAG CAAGGCGGCGGTGCAGGCCGTGCAGGCCATGAACCGCATCTGCGTGCTGGACGTGGACCTGCAGGGTGTGCGGAACATCAAGGCCACCGATCTGCGGCCCATCTACATCTCTGTGCAGCCGCCTTCACTGCATGTGCTG GAGCAGCGGCTGCGGCGGCGCAACACTGAAACGGAGGAGAGCCTGGCGAAGCGGCTGGCTGCTGCCCAGGCCGACATGGAGAGCA GCAAGGAGCCTGGCCTGTTTGATGTGGTCATCGTTAATGACAGCCTGGACCAGGCCTACGCAGAGCTGAAGGAGGCGCTCTCTGAG GAAATCAAGAAAGCTCAAAGGACCGGCGCCTGA
- the GUK1 gene encoding guanylate kinase isoform X6 — protein MDLRRRLPGDLPSRSSCGDHVPGSHRAGGRGCFPARAEGQAPWGFIPGLEGRGRKHAWWGLGTQHPQLSVQQTDPPQADYRGCTPANRHVGPQACGAERAFGSWEEHPAEEAVPGAQRHLWLQRVPYHKEPEARRGERQREVMQRDIAAGDFIEHAEFSGNLYGTSKAAVQAVQAMNRICVLDVDLQGVRNIKATDLRPIYISVQPPSLHVLEQRLRRRNTETEESLAKRLAAAQADMESSKEPGLFDVVIVNDSLDQAYAELKEALSEEIKKAQRTGA, from the exons ATGGATCTGCGCCGGCGGCTCCCAGGAGACCTTCCATCTCGGAGCTCCTGTGGAGACCACGTGCCTGGCAG CCACAGAGCAGGTGGACGGGGCTGCTTCCCTGCAAGGGCCGAGGGCCAGGCCCCTTGGGGATTTATTCCTGGCTTAGAAGGGCGGGGCCGGAAGCATGCGTGGTGGGGATTAGGGACTCAGCACCCCCAGCTCTCAGTCCAGCAGACAGACCCACCCCAGGCTGACTACAGAGGCTGCACCCCAGCAAACAG GCATGTCGGGCCCCAGGCCTGTGGTGCTGAGCGGGCCTTCGGGAGCTGGGAAGAGCACCCTGCTGAAGAGGCTGTTCCAGGAGCACAGCGGCATCTTTGGCTTCAGCGTGTCCC ATACCACAAGGAACCCGAGGCCCGGCGAGGAGAACGGCAAAG GGAGGTGATGCAGCGTGACATAGCAGCCGGCGACTTCATCGAGCATGCCGAGTTCTCGGGGAACCTGTATGGCACGAG CAAGGCGGCGGTGCAGGCCGTGCAGGCCATGAACCGCATCTGCGTGCTGGACGTGGACCTGCAGGGTGTGCGGAACATCAAGGCCACCGATCTGCGGCCCATCTACATCTCTGTGCAGCCGCCTTCACTGCATGTGCTG GAGCAGCGGCTGCGGCGGCGCAACACTGAAACGGAGGAGAGCCTGGCGAAGCGGCTGGCTGCTGCCCAGGCCGACATGGAGAGCA GCAAGGAGCCTGGCCTGTTTGATGTGGTCATCGTTAATGACAGCCTGGACCAGGCCTACGCAGAGCTGAAGGAGGCGCTCTCTGAG GAAATCAAGAAAGCTCAAAGGACCGGCGCCTGA
- the GUK1 gene encoding guanylate kinase isoform X19: protein MLRRPLAGLAAAALGGAPPDGMSGPRPVVLSGPSGAGKSTLLKRLFQEHSGIFGFSVSHTTRNPRPGEENGKDYYFVTREVMQRDIAAGDFIEHAEFSGNLYGTSKAAVQAVQAMNRICVLDVDLQGVRNIKATDLRPIYISVQPPSLHVLEQRLRRRNTETEESLAKRLAAAQADMESSKEPGLFDVVIVNDSLDQAYAELKEALSEVGPSLCYLGKAQGEAWGPGLCCP, encoded by the exons ATGCTGCGGCGCCCGCTGGCCGGGCTGGCAGCGGCCGCCCTGGGCGGGGCCCCGCCGGACG GCATGTCGGGCCCCAGGCCTGTGGTGCTGAGCGGGCCTTCGGGAGCTGGGAAGAGCACCCTGCTGAAGAGGCTGTTCCAGGAGCACAGCGGCATCTTTGGCTTCAGCGTGTCCC ATACCACAAGGAACCCGAGGCCCGGCGAGGAGAACGGCAAAG aTTACTACTTTGTAACCAGGGAGGTGATGCAGCGTGACATAGCAGCCGGCGACTTCATCGAGCATGCCGAGTTCTCGGGGAACCTGTATGGCACGAG CAAGGCGGCGGTGCAGGCCGTGCAGGCCATGAACCGCATCTGCGTGCTGGACGTGGACCTGCAGGGTGTGCGGAACATCAAGGCCACCGATCTGCGGCCCATCTACATCTCTGTGCAGCCGCCTTCACTGCATGTGCTG GAGCAGCGGCTGCGGCGGCGCAACACTGAAACGGAGGAGAGCCTGGCGAAGCGGCTGGCTGCTGCCCAGGCCGACATGGAGAGCA GCAAGGAGCCTGGCCTGTTTGATGTGGTCATCGTTAATGACAGCCTGGACCAGGCCTACGCAGAGCTGAAGGAGGCGCTCTCTGAGGTGGGCCCATCCTTGTGCTACCTGGGCAAGGCCCAAGGGGAGGCCTGGGGGCCAGGCCTTTGTTGTCCATGA
- the GUK1 gene encoding guanylate kinase isoform X3 → MDLRRRLPGDLPSRSSCGDHVPGSHRAGGRGCFPARAEGQAPWGFIPGLEGRGRKHAWWGLGTQHPQLSVQQTDPPQADYRGCTPANRHVGPQACGAERAFGSWEEHPAEEAVPGAQRHLWLQRVPYHKEPEARRGERQREVMQRDIAAGDFIEHAEFSGNLYGTSKAAVQAVQAMNRICVLDVDLQGVRNIKATDLRPIYISVQPPSLHVLEQRLRRRNTETEESLAKRLAAAQADMESSKEPGLFDVVIVNDSLDQAYAELKEALSEVGPSLCYLGKAQGEAWGPGLCCP, encoded by the exons ATGGATCTGCGCCGGCGGCTCCCAGGAGACCTTCCATCTCGGAGCTCCTGTGGAGACCACGTGCCTGGCAG CCACAGAGCAGGTGGACGGGGCTGCTTCCCTGCAAGGGCCGAGGGCCAGGCCCCTTGGGGATTTATTCCTGGCTTAGAAGGGCGGGGCCGGAAGCATGCGTGGTGGGGATTAGGGACTCAGCACCCCCAGCTCTCAGTCCAGCAGACAGACCCACCCCAGGCTGACTACAGAGGCTGCACCCCAGCAAACAG GCATGTCGGGCCCCAGGCCTGTGGTGCTGAGCGGGCCTTCGGGAGCTGGGAAGAGCACCCTGCTGAAGAGGCTGTTCCAGGAGCACAGCGGCATCTTTGGCTTCAGCGTGTCCC ATACCACAAGGAACCCGAGGCCCGGCGAGGAGAACGGCAAAG GGAGGTGATGCAGCGTGACATAGCAGCCGGCGACTTCATCGAGCATGCCGAGTTCTCGGGGAACCTGTATGGCACGAG CAAGGCGGCGGTGCAGGCCGTGCAGGCCATGAACCGCATCTGCGTGCTGGACGTGGACCTGCAGGGTGTGCGGAACATCAAGGCCACCGATCTGCGGCCCATCTACATCTCTGTGCAGCCGCCTTCACTGCATGTGCTG GAGCAGCGGCTGCGGCGGCGCAACACTGAAACGGAGGAGAGCCTGGCGAAGCGGCTGGCTGCTGCCCAGGCCGACATGGAGAGCA GCAAGGAGCCTGGCCTGTTTGATGTGGTCATCGTTAATGACAGCCTGGACCAGGCCTACGCAGAGCTGAAGGAGGCGCTCTCTGAGGTGGGCCCATCCTTGTGCTACCTGGGCAAGGCCCAAGGGGAGGCCTGGGGGCCAGGCCTTTGTTGTCCATGA
- the GUK1 gene encoding guanylate kinase isoform X9 has product MDLRRRLPGDLPSRSSCGDHVPGSHRAGGRGCFPARAEGQAPWGFIPGLEGRGRKHAWWGLGTQHPQLSVQQTDPPQADYRGCTPANRHVGPQACGAERAFGSWEEHPAEEAVPGAQRHLWLQRVPYHKEPEARRGERQREVMQRDIAAGDFIEHAEFSGNLYGTSKAAVQAVQAMNRICVLDVDLQGVRNIKATDLRPIYISVQPPSLHVLEQRLRRRNTETEESLAKRLAAAQADMESTVASPLGLTAAHKKRAFNVLLCV; this is encoded by the exons ATGGATCTGCGCCGGCGGCTCCCAGGAGACCTTCCATCTCGGAGCTCCTGTGGAGACCACGTGCCTGGCAG CCACAGAGCAGGTGGACGGGGCTGCTTCCCTGCAAGGGCCGAGGGCCAGGCCCCTTGGGGATTTATTCCTGGCTTAGAAGGGCGGGGCCGGAAGCATGCGTGGTGGGGATTAGGGACTCAGCACCCCCAGCTCTCAGTCCAGCAGACAGACCCACCCCAGGCTGACTACAGAGGCTGCACCCCAGCAAACAG GCATGTCGGGCCCCAGGCCTGTGGTGCTGAGCGGGCCTTCGGGAGCTGGGAAGAGCACCCTGCTGAAGAGGCTGTTCCAGGAGCACAGCGGCATCTTTGGCTTCAGCGTGTCCC ATACCACAAGGAACCCGAGGCCCGGCGAGGAGAACGGCAAAG GGAGGTGATGCAGCGTGACATAGCAGCCGGCGACTTCATCGAGCATGCCGAGTTCTCGGGGAACCTGTATGGCACGAG CAAGGCGGCGGTGCAGGCCGTGCAGGCCATGAACCGCATCTGCGTGCTGGACGTGGACCTGCAGGGTGTGCGGAACATCAAGGCCACCGATCTGCGGCCCATCTACATCTCTGTGCAGCCGCCTTCACTGCATGTGCTG GAGCAGCGGCTGCGGCGGCGCAACACTGAAACGGAGGAGAGCCTGGCGAAGCGGCTGGCTGCTGCCCAGGCCGACATGGAGAGCA CTGTTGCCTCCCCTCTGGGTCTGACTGCAGCCCACAAGAAGAGGGCATTTAACGTTCTGCTGTGTGTGTAG